Part of the Woronichinia naegeliana WA131 genome, CCAAGGGTATGGTTCCGAATTGCTTCCAAGATCTCCTCATCTTGAATACCAAACTCATCCCTGGCCACGATCGCACTAACATCCGCGTGCAGCAAATGAGGATTGTTTAAGAAGATGTCATCTAGTGCCATTTTCTCATTCTGGGCCAGGGTTAATAAATGTTGCGGTGGGAAAAACTTGGCCAGATCGTGCATCAATCCGGCCTGGGCAGCTTTTTCTGGAGCCACACCATGAACCTGAGCCAATTCCCGACCCATCTGTTCAACCCCTAAAATATGGGTAAGTCGATGGGGAGAAACCTGGGTTTTCAGCCAGGCAATGACAGCTTCTCTAGTGGGGTAAATTGCCATCTTTACCAGATCCCAAACTTATTTTTAGCCAAAATTATAGCGAAAACGAACGACCAACCGGCTATCGGGTTCTTGTCCCTGGCTCTCAGTTTCTAAGTCCGATTCATTTTGGAAAAAAGTATGAATCTGTCGTCTTTCTGCTGAGGATAATTCCGTCATCTCCACAGGTTGCTTGGTTTGACGAACCTTGTCCGCAATTTCCTGACACCAGGCTAACAGTTCAGCTTGGCGGCGCAGACGATAGCCATTCAGTTCAATGGTAAAGGTATGATGATGATCTGTTTCCGCTCCTAGGTTCATCTGAGCGTTAATCAAATACTGCAAAGCATCTAGTCCCTTACCTTTGTAACCAATCAAAATTTCAATCTGTTCGGGATTAAGATGACTGTCATCAATGACGAGCCAAATATTGGGAAGATTGGCATAATCTTTTTTCTCTTCAACTTTAACCGTCGCTGTAAATCCCATTAAAGCCAATAACTCTTCTAACCACGTTTTACTGCGTTGAATATGTTGCTCCATGATCCGATTAACTACCTGATAACATTACTGGAATTGATCGTGGGGTGGCAAACCCCATTTGCCCTAAGACGTTTTCTCTTTTTTCTTGCCTTTTTTCTCAAAGGGCAGAGCTTGCCGTGATTCTGCCTGGGCTGCTTTCTCTTGCTGCTCCATCAGTTTTTGTAAGTTTTCTGGCAAAGGTTCCCGCATTAGAATCACCGTTTGCAAGGTTTGTACCAAATTAGCAACCAGGATATACATCAAAACTCCCGCCGGTAACGGGAAAAAGAGAAACATCGCGCTAAAAATCACTGGTGTAATTTTATTAATGCTTTGTTGCTGTTGGGCTTGAGGACTGGGATTGGGGCCAGAAGAACCGGATAATTCTTGGTTGACATAAACGCTAATCCCAAAAAAGATGATCATGCCGAGAATATCCCAGTT contains:
- a CDS encoding protein jag; this encodes MGFTATVKVEEKKDYANLPNIWLVIDDSHLNPEQIEILIGYKGKGLDALQYLINAQMNLGAETDHHHTFTIELNGYRLRRQAELLAWCQEIADKVRQTKQPVEMTELSSAERRQIHTFFQNESDLETESQGQEPDSRLVVRFRYNFG
- the yqeK gene encoding bis(5'-nucleosyl)-tetraphosphatase (symmetrical) YqeK, which produces MAIYPTREAVIAWLKTQVSPHRLTHILGVEQMGRELAQVHGVAPEKAAQAGLMHDLAKFFPPQHLLTLAQNEKMALDDIFLNNPHLLHADVSAIVARDEFGIQDEEILEAIRNHTLGKPEMSPLSCIVFVADVLEPNRGDSEALDKMRRVSQKNLHKGVRKTCDYVLQHLLKHQKTIHPRMIMTRNWALKLSHSNFQ